The Platichthys flesus chromosome 5, fPlaFle2.1, whole genome shotgun sequence genome contains the following window.
cggcaggaactggGAATCTTGATCGTGTACCTGGCATCATGTATTCTCAGAAATACCAGTCCATTTTAAGGAGGAATGTGatgccttctgttgacaaattaaaccttggtgatcattggactctccagaaagacaatgatccaaagcccACCTCCAAGTTAagcaaagcttggttgagaaaaataTCCTGTAACGTCCTGGAGTGACCTTGTCAGTCAccagatttaaatctgattgAACATCTTTGGTTGGATTTAAAGAGGGCAGTTGCAGCacggaagccatcaaacatcactgagctGGAGGCTTTTCCAAGTGAAGAATGGGCAACGATTCCGATcaagaggtgtaagaagcttgtccgcacttaccgaaaacgtTTGTTAGAAGTTCTAAAAGCTAGAGAATGTGTCACAacgtactgaagctgggggttgaataatactgaacatgcacatgtgttgaaagagttacattttccatttgaacttcaaagttaagtcaactaaccctaaccctgttgtcaaaataattcaaatatgtATCAATAAAgatcttttgttgtttaatgagttgtttttttatttattgtcattatctgtcatccacatcactaaaatgtcttttgaagggagggggttgaataattctgattgcaactgtatgtccgcgatacagaacatcatgttttattggcatgtaatcaaactttgatgtcacgccacggtcacaccgtgtgatgaaaaaatcaatctttgagttagtttgtatctccatcttgttgtcaTGACACGCATCTCAATTTGATtttgatctgatgtaagccctgatacaagtacctcaaagtaaaaatgtggaataggGCCAAAactggccactaaatgcaaaataacaggcttcctgttgcgttttccAGTTGCACCCATaggattttctgtttgtctggtcatgatacacatgcTTATCgttttttgtgaagatcggtcaatgtgaacacgttccgggggtctcggggggaactgttgagccattttgccacgcccaataaAAACTGCTCAGGTCTGGACTCTGAGGATGGAGGTGGTGCTATGACCCAGGATGAAATACTGACATCTGGGGTTGTTCAGGcctggactctgatcatgtgacaggctTTTGCGAAGGATCAACCTTTGCCGTACCGCTATGTTAACACGGTTTGAGGAAGTGTCCCCATTCTGACCATGTTATCATGCGCTGCCTGAGCTCATTTGAGCTTTGTATTGTAAAGCTGCCAGGAACAGTGAtcttttctatgtatttttaatgacaCTGATTTGAaactgatctgatgaaagctcttgGAGGACATCGTTAAAATACAAAACGTGTaaaatggccaaaatggccacttactCCCAAATGGCTGTTTTACAGTTGAGTTAATCATAATGTTGCCTTTTGTTTCTTGTGACATGAAACACGTGTGTATCGAATTCCCTGAAGATCGGTCAAACTAGACAGAATTGATGCGTTCTTGGGGGCGCTGTTGagttattttgccacgcccattttcGGTTAATTCAGAATACATAAAAATTTCACCCAGCCTGACTATCCCGcaatttttttgtaaagaaataGGACCTTTGCACtgtcggtgctcgggccctaactattTCTCACGGATGAAGAATTGATCTTATTCCCACCATAGTTCCTGTTTCgacaggatgaggaagatgctTTTCTCTCTATAAACTTTTGTCCATCCATTTATCTTCATCAAAGTAGAAGTGTCTGAGCACGATGCTGTTCTTCTTTGACGTTCAAGTGATGAATAATTTCTCACAAGAGCAGATtgttcatgttcagcatgtgaTATTAATGCGAAAGATAAACATTCTCCAACGGGAGCTTCACTCAGTTTACATGACAATAAAATGCTggggagttttttttgtttttcttatccctgctcaatttattattattcatgtgaGGTGCTGTGGCTAAATCTTTCTCATCTGGCTGCACATGAGTCTTTTTTCTCCTGTTCAGAGTCAGGATTTAAACCAATATTGGCGCCGCAGGGATCCAAGTGTTTCTCCAaagccttttctcttttatcgTATTGTCACTTCTTCCATCTGCATGcccaatgtttttctttctttcatttgccCTCTCTTGTTGCCTGTCCTTTTTGGTCCGAGGCTGGTTAATGTGGGTTTATCCAACCATCCAGGCGATTAATGTGGGCTTATCCATGCGTCCGTTATCTACCCGTCCATCCGGAAATGATTCTTGCATCCATCCTATATCTGTCCATACGTGCAAATATGAGGACACACAACGCAACtcagttttctgtcttttggtGTCATGTTCAGGTACAGGAGCCTGAACTGACACAGGAGGGAGACATGTGCAATCATATAGGCTTTGCTTCTTTGCTTCTCACTCTTTTCTTGCACTGCTGTCAGAGAGAAACTTTGATTTCATGGTGTTGATTATTGTTCTTCGCAATCACTCAAGGATGAAGCACAAGGAGGCAGAGATTGTTCCCCTTTCAGATACTCCACAATGGGGCTCCTTGGTTTTAAAGGGGGGAAAAGGAACAACAAGAAGTTtccccccttccctctctctttttttttacaatccaCCTCTATACAGCTCacttaaagaaagacagaacgGGGTCTGGAAGCAGTTTGATGCATTTATTGAGATGCGTGTGGTCACATATAGCAGACAGCAGCTTGCCAAAAACAGTTCTCTTTGAATCGGATTAATTCCTCATTCTGTGCAACGCAAAGAGCCTCTAACTGCTCTCATATGGCAAAGTgaggaaaaacaatttcaaaggCTCGAGAGCAGGTTCATGGTTTTTCTTGTGATAATTCATGGAGATGTTATGTGGCTCCTCAGCTGCTcgctctgtttgtgtggagaaaatTCCAACTTTTACTCATCGGTTAATGCCGCATTTTAACCAGGGTGCCTCTCCTCCATCATGCATAACATCCCCTCCTAATCCAAATGAAAAGTCTAATTTGCCTAAATATATGGAAATAGTCAAACTTGGCTAAGGTTCAGAGGCGGCAACTTTTATCCTGTTTGTGACACATTCTTCTGTAACTCTCAAAGATCCTGGAAAGTCCAAATGTGCTTTGACTTCTTCAGTATCACACTATCTTGTATTGCTTGTGTGAACATATTCATCCAAATATTTATCTCCATCACAAACcaaattgtcttgttttttaatgaaacatcTGATTTAAATTTTCAGGAAGGGGGAGTGTTGGATGAATCAATGGTTTTGTTAAGTGTGTTAAGTTTGTTTAAGGTGGTAGAGGGTGGCCCAGTGGGGCTCATGTCTGCCACCCTGGAACCTCCTGTGTCACTCAGTGAACCCACAGATAAGTCCTTAAGCAGGTCTGTGGGCCAGACGAAAGATAATAGTCTTTGAGCTTTATAAAATGTTCAGTATAGATTGAAATACGCCACAAAAACTGGGTGTTTTGGGGGTTCTAGCATAAAGTGTTCAACTGATTTTCCTTCTTATTTTGAAGTCACTCCTAACAAGCATAATCTATaacacaattgttttttttttttttcatttatataatgAACGACATACGATAAAGAGCAATGCCGAGGATAAAGACTATGATCTCCTTTTCGTACATTTCCACAAAATTAGTAAGAAGTCACTGACGTTTAAATATGAGcacttgtttctctctcctcttttttgaGCAATGGATTCTTTATCAAAAGCATCAATGTTGTAATTGTACCTTCGATGATCTTTACGCACTGAGATTTAATTGGAGCAAATTTAAATAGAGACAAAATAAGGTGAATTTAAGtcagaaatatttatttacaacatttacaGAAACAGTTTCCATCATTCACAGTTATATAAAtagaaagaacaacaaacaataGCAGACGTGTTTACATGGCGTGTTGCGCACTGTGCAAACTAAAcgtgtttgcgtgcgtgtgaCCGATGAAGTTAAAATAGTGGTGATCGAGTCCCTGCACCGGTGATAGGTATCCACCGTGCTGCTGCGTGTGCGCAGAGAGCGGCACTGTTGGGTACGTGATGGCCGGGCTGCGCGCCGAGCTGTGCCAGGAGAAGTGTCCCGGTGGACTCTGCTGGTACAAGGAGTCAGACGGGCTGTGGCTTTGGTGCTCCggggaggagagaagctgaCCGAGGTAGTCAGACGCCTCTGGCATCGAGCCGACGGAGCCGAACACGGGCTCGGTGACCACACGGGACTTGGACTGCAAGAAGGCGAGGATCCGTGCGTACTTGATGTCTTTGGTTTCAGCTCTGTCCTCTGTGGTCAGGTAGTGCACAAGGTTCTTCATACACTCGTGGTATCCGTAGTGGAAGTAGTTCGCAAACTCAGCGAGAAGTTCACCTGGagttaaataaagtaaacaacGGTTACAACCCTGTCGATATCTACAGTCAAGTTGTTGACAGTGTGATTCCGGTGCGTAAAACTGGACTAAATGTCGACTATCTAGAAATTCTCACTTAAAAATTCACACAACAATAAGTATGataaaaaattacacaaatataCCAGCAACCACGGATCTATGTACAACCAGAATAgagaaattcagtttcattctgCGGACAGGATGGTGGTGGTTTAATGCGTAAAGTAAAAGAGATGCGTAAAAAGTTTACTgacctttttctctccctctgggAAAATCCGCTGAGTGCAGCGCTCGCAGATATTGAACTGTCATTTCTAAGATCTCAGCTTTCTCCAGTTTTCCAGAACTCTGAAATAACAGTTAAGAAATAATTCAACATTACAAGATGAACGATCGCAATTATCAACCTCCAATCAGTAGAATTGCTATAAGCATCCATCGATCAGTTGTAAAAATGCATCAACATAGCATAAATGATAAatcaaatttacaaatattatattattacaataCCTGTTTTGCCATTGCCATCGGTACTGTTTTCCCTAGTTCGTTTAGGCAGCGGTTAATTCGGTCCCGTCTTCGTTTCTCGATGACTTTGTGAGAGATGGG
Protein-coding sequences here:
- the helt gene encoding hairy and enhancer of split-related protein helt, which translates into the protein MASKMKDRKRTPISHKVIEKRRRDRINRCLNELGKTVPMAMAKQSSGKLEKAEILEMTVQYLRALHSADFPRGREKGELLAEFANYFHYGYHECMKNLVHYLTTEDRAETKDIKYARILAFLQSKSRVVTEPVFGSVGSMPEASDYLGQLLSSPEHQSHSPSDSLYQQSPPGHFSWHSSARSPAITYPTVPLSAHTQQHGGYLSPVQGLDHHYFNFIGHTHANTFSLHSAQHAM